The Streptomyces sp. P9-A4 genome contains a region encoding:
- the purQ gene encoding phosphoribosylformylglycinamidine synthase subunit PurQ, with protein MTARIGVVTFPGTLDDRDALRAARLAGAEPVSLWHRDKDLKQVDAVVLAGGFSYGDYLRAGAISRFSPVMETIIEQAKAGMPVLGICNGFQILTEAHLLPGAMLRNNHLHFICRDQKLRVENAETAWTSDYVQGQEIEVPLKNMDGRYVADARVLDELEAEGRVAFRYLARGEAADGYGNPNGSLRDIAGITNAAGNVVGLMPHPEHAVEPLIGTGKTDGLGFFTSILKKLVNA; from the coding sequence GTGACCGCACGCATCGGCGTCGTCACGTTCCCCGGAACGCTCGACGACCGGGACGCGCTGCGTGCCGCCCGCCTGGCGGGCGCCGAGCCCGTCTCGCTCTGGCACCGCGACAAGGACCTCAAGCAGGTCGACGCCGTGGTCCTGGCCGGCGGCTTCTCCTACGGCGACTACCTGCGGGCCGGAGCCATCTCCCGCTTCTCGCCGGTGATGGAGACGATCATCGAGCAGGCCAAGGCGGGCATGCCCGTCCTCGGCATCTGCAACGGCTTCCAGATCCTCACCGAGGCCCATCTGCTGCCGGGCGCGATGCTGCGCAACAACCACCTCCACTTCATCTGCCGCGACCAGAAGCTGCGGGTGGAGAACGCGGAGACCGCCTGGACCTCGGACTACGTCCAGGGCCAGGAGATCGAGGTCCCGCTCAAGAACATGGACGGCCGGTACGTCGCCGACGCTCGTGTCCTCGACGAGCTGGAGGCCGAGGGCCGGGTCGCGTTCCGCTACCTGGCCCGCGGCGAAGCCGCTGACGGATACGGAAACCCCAACGGCTCGCTGCGTGACATCGCCGGCATCACCAACGCCGCGGGCAACGTGGTCGGCCTCATGCCGCACCCCGAGCACGCCGTCGAGCCGCTGATCGGCACCGGCAAGACGGACGGCCTCGGTTTCTTCACCTCGATCCTCAAGAAGCTGGTCAACGCCTGA
- a CDS encoding META domain-containing protein, with translation MPKPRALAALVPLLLLTACGTEGGAGSGSGTLSPDLPVTGTHWRIDAVTADGSRSAAPPGARLDFGENGRAEGNSGCNHFGATVAAHGDTLTVTPREITRIGCPADQERFEKALFKALGGPLKGTIADARFTLASADGRDGLEMTTELGAPLRGTTWKIDGLLAGDTASSLPAGSEAKARFVIGEDGRVTGNLGCNNFSASARVEGKTLRIEGPAATTRMMCTSPQMRLETKLYELLDGPLTYRLDHRTLTLTDTRGEGLTATAEKTAGQSPAAQ, from the coding sequence ATGCCGAAGCCACGAGCCCTCGCCGCCCTGGTCCCGCTCCTGCTCCTCACCGCCTGCGGTACGGAGGGAGGCGCCGGCTCCGGCTCCGGCACGCTCTCCCCGGACCTGCCCGTCACCGGTACGCACTGGAGGATCGACGCCGTCACCGCCGACGGCAGCAGGTCCGCCGCCCCGCCCGGCGCCCGCCTCGACTTCGGGGAGAACGGCCGTGCCGAGGGGAACAGCGGCTGCAACCACTTCGGTGCCACGGTCGCCGCGCACGGCGACACCCTCACGGTCACCCCGCGGGAGATCACCCGGATCGGCTGCCCGGCCGACCAGGAGCGCTTCGAGAAGGCGCTGTTCAAGGCCCTCGGCGGCCCGCTCAAGGGCACGATCGCGGACGCCCGGTTCACCCTCGCCTCGGCCGACGGCCGCGACGGCCTCGAAATGACCACCGAGCTCGGGGCCCCGCTGCGCGGCACCACCTGGAAGATCGACGGACTCCTCGCCGGGGACACAGCCTCCTCCCTGCCCGCCGGCAGCGAGGCCAAGGCGCGCTTCGTCATCGGCGAGGACGGCCGGGTCACCGGCAACCTGGGCTGCAACAACTTCTCCGCGTCGGCCCGGGTCGAGGGGAAGACCCTCAGGATCGAGGGCCCGGCGGCGACCACCCGGATGATGTGCACCAGCCCGCAGATGCGGCTGGAGACGAAGCTGTACGAACTCCTCGACGGCCCGCTCACCTACCGGCTCGACCACCGCACCCTGACCCTCACCGACACCAGGGGCGAGGGCCTGACGGCGACGGCGGAGAAGACCGCGGGTCAGAGCCCCGCCGCTCAGTAG
- a CDS encoding histone-like nucleoid-structuring protein Lsr2, whose product MAQRVVVTLSDDMDGGEAAETVAFGLDGKTYEIDLNAANAKKLRKALAPYLAAGRKLPARATAGRGASVETYTHTSLAPAPAAVRAWAQSNKMDVPARGRIPKRVYEAFRAAS is encoded by the coding sequence GTGGCTCAGCGTGTGGTGGTCACTCTCTCCGACGACATGGACGGCGGAGAAGCGGCTGAAACGGTCGCGTTCGGCCTCGACGGGAAGACGTACGAGATCGACCTGAATGCTGCCAATGCAAAGAAACTCCGCAAGGCGCTCGCGCCGTACCTCGCCGCCGGGCGCAAGCTGCCCGCCAGGGCGACGGCCGGCCGGGGCGCCTCCGTGGAGACGTACACCCACACCTCACTGGCACCCGCCCCGGCGGCGGTCCGCGCCTGGGCCCAGTCCAACAAGATGGACGTGCCGGCCCGCGGCCGGATCCCGAAGCGGGTCTACGAGGCGTTCCGCGCGGCGAGTTGA
- a CDS encoding maleylpyruvate isomerase family mycothiol-dependent enzyme has protein sequence MPPARKRARKYDSARTRAAVLAQFAHVREAVAALTPEQLAGPTRLGEWTVRDLAAHLTTALASLTRKLAEPEPAGRELALADWPTATAEGAAGIDADTRAIDTGDLPALYAETLARYEEALATAFDERIVPTRFGAMTLADFLVTRTVELVVHTDDLTAATGADIPYDRQALAACTRLLADALAAKAPGGAVEVRIPPYAVVQCVEGPRHTRGTPPNVVETDPLTWVRLATGRTEWAAELDAAHVSASGERADLEDLLPLMG, from the coding sequence ATGCCACCGGCCAGGAAACGCGCCCGTAAGTACGACTCCGCCAGGACCAGGGCCGCCGTGCTCGCCCAGTTCGCGCACGTGCGGGAGGCCGTCGCCGCCCTCACTCCGGAGCAGCTCGCCGGGCCGACCCGGCTGGGCGAGTGGACAGTACGGGACCTGGCGGCGCACCTCACGACGGCCCTCGCGTCCCTGACGCGGAAGCTCGCGGAGCCCGAGCCGGCCGGCCGGGAACTCGCCCTGGCCGACTGGCCCACGGCCACGGCCGAGGGCGCCGCGGGCATCGACGCGGACACCCGGGCGATCGACACGGGCGACCTCCCGGCGCTGTACGCGGAGACCCTCGCGCGGTACGAGGAGGCGCTCGCGACCGCCTTCGACGAGAGGATCGTCCCGACCCGCTTCGGCGCGATGACCCTCGCCGACTTCCTCGTCACCCGGACCGTCGAGCTCGTCGTCCACACCGACGACCTGACTGCGGCGACCGGCGCGGACATCCCGTACGACCGGCAGGCCCTCGCCGCCTGCACCCGGCTGCTCGCCGACGCGCTCGCGGCGAAGGCCCCGGGCGGGGCCGTCGAGGTGCGGATCCCGCCGTACGCGGTGGTGCAGTGCGTGGAGGGCCCCCGGCACACCCGGGGCACCCCGCCCAACGTGGTCGAGACGGACCCGCTGACCTGGGTCAGGCTGGCGACGGGCCGTACGGAGTGGGCGGCGGAGCTGGACGCGGCCCACGTGAGCGCGAGCGGCGAGCGTGCGGACCTGGAGGACCTGCTGCCCCTGATGGGGTGA
- a CDS encoding nuclear transport factor 2 family protein encodes MTHHEHPDAALVRRGYEAFGNGDMATLESMMTSDCTQHVPGESQISGHYKGRDNVIGGYYRKLGELSGGTIRVALKGVYVDGRGHAITTHRFHADRGDRGIEMDGGLFFTLVGGKISDIDECVADIVEADSFWGTG; translated from the coding sequence ATGACCCATCACGAGCACCCCGATGCCGCCTTGGTGCGCCGGGGCTACGAAGCGTTCGGCAACGGCGACATGGCGACGCTGGAATCCATGATGACCAGCGACTGCACCCAGCACGTGCCCGGCGAGAGCCAGATCTCCGGGCACTACAAGGGCCGGGACAACGTCATAGGCGGCTACTACCGCAAGCTCGGCGAGCTGAGCGGCGGCACCATCCGCGTCGCCCTCAAGGGCGTGTACGTGGACGGACGCGGCCACGCCATCACCACACACCGCTTCCACGCCGACCGCGGTGACCGCGGCATCGAGATGGACGGCGGACTGTTCTTCACGCTCGTCGGCGGCAAGATCTCCGACATCGACGAATGCGTCGCCGACATCGTGGAGGCGGACTCCTTCTGGGGAACCGGCTGA
- the purS gene encoding phosphoribosylformylglycinamidine synthase subunit PurS, giving the protein MARVVVDVMLKPEILDPQGQAVQRALPRLGFAGIADVRQGKRFELEVEGPVDDAALARIHEMAETFLANTVIEDFVVKVES; this is encoded by the coding sequence GTGGCACGCGTCGTAGTCGACGTCATGCTCAAGCCGGAGATCCTCGACCCTCAGGGGCAGGCGGTGCAGCGTGCACTGCCCCGCCTGGGATTCGCCGGAATCGCCGACGTCCGTCAGGGGAAGCGTTTCGAGCTGGAGGTGGAGGGGCCGGTCGACGATGCCGCCCTCGCCCGCATCCATGAGATGGCCGAAACCTTCCTTGCCAACACCGTGATCGAAGACTTCGTCGTGAAGGTGGAGTCGTGA
- the purL gene encoding phosphoribosylformylglycinamidine synthase subunit PurL: protein MSLDTVKHASETPDSEQPWKELGLKEDEYARIREILGRRPTGAELAMYSVMWSEHCSYKSSKVHLKQFGEKVPENDAMLVGIGENAGVVDVGQGYAVTFKVESHNHPSYIEPYQGAATGVGGIVRDILAMGARPVAVVDPLRFGAADHPDTKRVLPGVVAGIGGYGNCLGLPNIGGEVVFDSCYQGNPLVNAGCIGVMKHEDIHLAKASGPGNKVILYGARTGGDGIGGVSVLASETFDDTKPTKRPAVQVGDPFQEKLLIECTLEIFKEKLVAGIQDLGGAGLSCATSELASAGSGGMHVDLEKVHLRDATLSPEEILMSESQERMCAIVEPQHVDRFLEICEKWDVIAVVIGEVTEGERLEIFWHGEQIVDVPPRSVAHEGPTYHRPFARPDWQDALQADDAGKLPRPQDGAELKDQVLRLVSSPNQASKSWITDQYDRFVQGNTVLAQPEDAGMVRIDEETNLGVAMATDGNGRYAKLDPYTGAQLALAEAYRNVAASGAKPLAISDCLNFGSPEDPAVMWQFAEATRGLADGCLQLGTPVTGGNVSLYNQTGETAIHPTPVVAVLGVIDDVNRRTPIAFAEEGQLLYLLGDTREEFGGSAWSEVIHQHLGGMPPAVDLDREKLLGEILISASRDGMIDAAHDLSDGGLVQAVVESCLRGGNGARLVVPEGLDAFTFLFSESAGRAVVAVPRSEELRFTDMCGARGLPATRIGVVDGDAVDVQGEFALSLTELREAHEATIPGLLA from the coding sequence ATGAGCCTCGACACCGTCAAGCACGCGAGCGAGACGCCGGACAGCGAGCAGCCCTGGAAGGAGCTCGGCCTCAAGGAGGACGAGTACGCGCGCATCCGCGAGATCCTGGGCCGCCGTCCCACCGGCGCCGAGCTCGCCATGTACTCCGTCATGTGGTCCGAGCACTGCTCCTACAAGAGCAGCAAGGTCCACCTGAAGCAGTTCGGCGAGAAGGTCCCGGAGAACGACGCCATGCTCGTCGGCATCGGCGAGAACGCCGGCGTCGTCGATGTCGGTCAGGGATACGCGGTCACCTTCAAGGTCGAGTCGCACAACCACCCCTCGTACATCGAGCCCTACCAGGGCGCGGCCACCGGGGTCGGCGGCATCGTCCGCGACATCCTCGCCATGGGTGCCCGCCCGGTCGCGGTCGTCGACCCGCTGCGCTTCGGCGCGGCCGACCACCCCGACACCAAGCGCGTGCTGCCCGGTGTCGTCGCCGGCATCGGTGGCTACGGCAACTGCCTCGGCCTGCCGAACATCGGCGGCGAGGTCGTCTTCGACTCCTGCTACCAGGGCAACCCCCTGGTCAACGCCGGCTGCATCGGCGTGATGAAGCACGAGGACATCCACCTCGCCAAGGCCTCCGGCCCCGGCAACAAGGTCATCCTGTACGGCGCCCGCACGGGTGGCGACGGCATCGGCGGCGTCTCGGTCCTCGCGTCCGAGACCTTCGACGACACCAAGCCCACCAAGCGCCCCGCCGTCCAGGTCGGTGACCCCTTCCAGGAGAAGCTCCTCATCGAGTGCACCCTGGAGATCTTCAAGGAGAAGCTGGTCGCGGGCATCCAGGACCTCGGCGGCGCCGGGCTCTCCTGCGCCACCTCCGAGCTGGCCTCCGCGGGCTCCGGCGGCATGCACGTCGACCTGGAGAAGGTCCACCTGCGCGACGCGACGCTCTCGCCCGAGGAAATCCTCATGAGCGAGTCGCAGGAGCGCATGTGCGCGATCGTCGAGCCGCAGCACGTCGACCGCTTCCTGGAGATCTGCGAGAAGTGGGACGTCATCGCCGTCGTCATCGGTGAGGTGACCGAGGGCGAGCGCCTGGAGATCTTCTGGCACGGCGAGCAGATCGTCGACGTCCCGCCGCGCTCCGTCGCCCACGAGGGCCCGACCTACCACCGGCCGTTCGCCCGCCCGGACTGGCAGGACGCGCTCCAGGCCGACGACGCCGGCAAGCTGCCCCGGCCGCAGGACGGCGCCGAGCTGAAGGACCAGGTCCTCCGGCTCGTCTCCTCCCCGAACCAGGCCTCCAAGTCCTGGATCACGGACCAGTACGACCGGTTCGTGCAGGGCAACACGGTCCTGGCGCAGCCCGAGGACGCGGGCATGGTCCGTATCGACGAGGAGACCAACCTCGGCGTGGCCATGGCGACCGACGGCAACGGCCGGTACGCCAAGCTCGACCCGTACACGGGTGCGCAGCTCGCGCTGGCGGAGGCGTACCGCAACGTCGCCGCCTCCGGTGCCAAGCCGCTCGCCATCTCGGACTGCCTGAACTTCGGTTCGCCCGAGGACCCGGCCGTGATGTGGCAGTTCGCCGAGGCCACCCGTGGTCTCGCGGACGGCTGCCTCCAGCTGGGCACCCCGGTCACCGGCGGCAACGTGTCGCTGTACAACCAGACCGGTGAGACGGCGATCCACCCGACGCCGGTCGTGGCCGTGCTCGGTGTGATCGACGACGTGAACCGCCGTACGCCGATCGCCTTCGCGGAAGAGGGCCAGCTCCTCTACCTGCTCGGCGACACGCGTGAGGAGTTCGGCGGCTCGGCCTGGTCCGAGGTGATCCACCAGCACCTCGGCGGCATGCCGCCGGCCGTGGACCTCGACCGGGAGAAGCTGCTCGGCGAGATCCTGATCTCGGCCTCCCGCGACGGCATGATCGACGCGGCGCACGACCTGTCCGACGGCGGTCTCGTCCAGGCGGTCGTCGAGTCCTGCCTGCGCGGCGGGAACGGCGCGCGGCTGGTCGTCCCGGAGGGCCTGGACGCGTTCACGTTCCTCTTCTCGGAGTCGGCGGGCCGTGCGGTCGTCGCCGTCCCGCGCAGCGAGGAACTCCGCTTCACCGACATGTGCGGTGCGCGGGGCCTGCCGGCGACCCGGATCGGTGTCGTCGACGGTGACGCCGTCGACGTGCAGGGCGAGTTCGCGCTCTCCCTCACGGAGCTGCGCGAGGCGCACGAGGCGACGATCCCGGGCCTGCTGGCCTGA
- a CDS encoding ABC transporter ATP-binding protein: MTHAIEAEDLRRAYSGGFEAVRGLTFTVPRGEIFALLGTNGAGKTSTVELLEGLAAPSAGTARVLGHDPYRERAAVRPRIGVMLQEGGFPSDLTVAETVRMWAGCTSGARPTGEALEAVGLGTHHRLRIKQLSGGERRRLDLALALLGRPEVLFLDEPTTGLDAEGRRDTWELVRALRDEGTTVVLTTHYLEEAETLADRLAIMHQGRIVLSGTPAQVTAARPARIRFVLPSGVPAARLPLHLRAAEDGGRVEIRTASLQDDLAALLGWARENDVRLEGLDARAASLEEAFLYIAGRGAGETRGAGETEEEAEAGTWSDALGAGGVR, encoded by the coding sequence ATGACCCACGCGATCGAAGCGGAAGACCTCCGCCGCGCCTACTCCGGAGGCTTCGAGGCCGTCCGCGGCCTCACCTTCACCGTCCCGCGCGGCGAGATCTTCGCCCTGCTCGGCACCAACGGCGCCGGCAAGACCTCCACCGTCGAACTCCTCGAAGGCCTCGCCGCCCCGAGCGCCGGCACCGCCCGCGTCCTCGGCCACGACCCGTACCGGGAGCGGGCCGCCGTCCGCCCCCGCATCGGCGTGATGCTTCAGGAGGGCGGCTTCCCCAGCGATCTGACGGTGGCCGAAACCGTAAGGATGTGGGCGGGCTGCACCAGCGGAGCCCGGCCCACCGGCGAGGCGCTGGAGGCCGTCGGCCTGGGCACCCACCACCGGCTCCGGATCAAGCAGCTCTCCGGCGGCGAACGGCGCCGCCTCGACCTCGCCCTCGCCCTCCTCGGCCGCCCCGAGGTCCTCTTCCTCGACGAGCCGACCACCGGACTGGACGCCGAAGGGCGGCGCGACACCTGGGAGCTGGTGCGGGCGCTGCGCGACGAGGGCACGACCGTGGTCCTCACCACCCACTACCTGGAGGAGGCCGAGACGCTGGCCGACCGGCTCGCGATCATGCACCAGGGGCGGATCGTGCTCTCCGGAACGCCCGCCCAGGTCACCGCCGCCCGGCCGGCCCGCATCCGCTTCGTCCTGCCCTCCGGAGTGCCCGCCGCCCGGCTCCCGCTGCACCTGCGGGCCGCCGAGGACGGCGGACGGGTCGAGATCCGTACCGCCTCCCTCCAGGACGACCTGGCCGCGCTGCTCGGCTGGGCCCGGGAGAACGACGTACGACTCGAAGGACTCGACGCGCGCGCGGCCTCGCTGGAGGAGGCGTTCCTCTACATCGCGGGGCGGGGTGCGGGGGAGACACGGGGTGCGGGGGAGACGGAGGAGGAGGCGGAGGCGGGGACGTGGTCGGACGCGCTCGGAGCGGGGGGCGTCCGATGA